A region of the Pricia mediterranea genome:
TCGCAATAGTGTAAGCCTAAAAGAATAATGGAAGGAATGGGAGAATAGGAGGAAGGAAAACAAAGTAGGGAAGGACTGAAGGAGTCGGGTCTTTTTACGGAATCCAGGCACCGAGAGCACTCCCGAGCCTGTGCACGGAAGCATCCTTAAAGGCTAGGTCTAAAAACAGCCAGATTTGAAATAGAATCGCATATACGCTTTCAGCATCGCGGCCCCAACTCATTTCGAATAGTGGACTTTACTCTTCCAAGGCAGGGTCCTAACTCTTTCAGCGCAGCGGTCTTTCCTCTTTCAGCGAAGCGATTCTTATCCTTTCAGCACAGCCGTCTTTTCATTACATTTGCTATTCCCATAAAACCAGAAAAACATGAAAACGATAGATGATTTTAATTTCAAGGATAAAAAGGCATTGATCCGTGTGGATTTCAACGTGCCTTTGGACGATAGTTTTGAGGTGACGGACACCAACCGCATAGAAGCCGCAAAACCGACCATAATCAAAGTTCTGGAAGACGGCGGGAGTGCCGTACTGATGAGCCATTTGGGACGGCCTGGCGGGGAGATAGATCCTGATCTGTCGATGGAACATATTGCGGATACGGTCTCCGATATCATTGGGGTAAAGGTCAAATTTGTCGATGATTGTGTTGGGAAAAGCGCCGAGGATGCGGTGGCCGGTCTACGGCCCGGGGAAGTGTTATTGTTAGAAAACCTACGTTTTCACGAGGGGGAGAAATCGGGGGATGCCGATTTTGCGGAGCAGCTTTCCAAATTGGGCGAGATTTACGTGAACGATGCCTTTGGAACCGCACATAGGGCCCATGCTTCGACTACCGTAGTAGCCAGTTTCTTTCCGGACAACAAATGTTTTGGTTATCTCTTGGCCAAAGAGATCGAGGCTATCGAAAAGGTGATGGATACTGGCGAAAAGCCAGTTTTGGCGATATTGGGCGGTGCCAAGGTGTCTTCCAAGATTACTATTATCGAGAATATTCTTGACAAGGTCGACCATCTTATTATTGGCGGTGGAATGACCTATACCTTTATAAAGGCAAAGGGCGGACAGATAGGCGATTCCATCTGTGAAGACGATAAGATGGATCTCGCCATGGATATTTTGAAACAGGCGAAAAATAAAAACGTAGAAGTACACCTTCCCGTAGATGTTCTGGCCGCCGATGATTTTGCGAACGACGCCGAAACCAAGGTGGTCGATGTCGATAAGATTCCCGATGGATGGCAAGGTCTCGATGCCGGCCCTAGAACCCTGGAAAACTTTAAGGAAACCATTCTAAAGGCGAAGACCATTCTCTGGAACGGACCTGTAGGCGTGTTTGAAATGGAAAACTTCGCCAAAGGTACGATTGCCGTTGGAAAGGCTATCGACGAGGCGACCCAAAACGGCGCATTTTCCTTGGTCGGGGGTGGGGACTCGGTTGCCGCCGTCAAACAATTCGGGTTCGATGACAAGGTCAGCTATGTCTCTACCGGAGGGGGCGCAATGCTCGAAAGCCTAGAAGGAAAAACCCTGCCGGGAATTGCTGCAATAAAGGGCCAATAAGCGCGTTATCGATAAATGCTCAACTAGCAGATGATTATGACACCAAAGAACAGCACTTTTTTTTCGTTGGTCTGGAGCTTGGTTTGTGCCGTTCCTGCGATAGCGCAACAAGTGGATTATCCCGCGATATCAAAAGCGGATACCCTCGCGACATCCAAAGAAAGCCATACGTATGATTCTAGGGTAGTAATCGATACCATGGCAATGGACATGCACGGTGTCGAACAGATGGAAAAAATGGCATCCGATACCATCCGGAACGACAGTGCGTTAAAATTGGTCCGTGACGGGGCAATTCGTAAATATGCCTTGCAAGACCTTCCCGTGGCGGCAAAATATGATAGCTTATGGATGGAAGTGCTATACGAGAATGCATCCCTTTCCGATGAAATGTTCCGAGAGGTTTCCCAGCTTGATTACGAGAAGACCTATCCTACATCGTTGTCTACGGATACGCTTAAGGCACGCTTAAAGCGTTTGAACCAAAAGACACCTTTCAACATTGCGTACAACCCATCCTTGGAAAACGTTATCAAGTCTTTCCTCTTTCGGAAGAGGGAGCTTATGGAAAGAATGTTGACCGTCAGCCAGTTCTATTTCCCTTTATTCGAACAGGAACTCGACAACCACGACATCCCTCTGGAAATGAAATACCTTGCCATTGTGGAGTCCGCCTTGAACCCAAGAGCACGTTCCCGGGTGGGCGCCACGGGCCTTTGGCAATTTATGTACGGAACGGGAAAGCAATATAAACTTGACGTATCCAGTTACGTCGATGAACGCAGCGACCCGATAAAATCCACTCAAGCCGCCAGCAAGTTTCTTTCTAAACTGTACGACATCTATGGCGACTGGGATTTGGTCTTGGCGGCCTACAATTCGGGTCCGGGCAATGTGAATAAAGCCATTCGCAGGTCAGGGGGATCCACTAACTATTGGCACATCCGCAGGTTTTTGCCCCGAGAAACGGCAGGTTACGTGCCCGCTTTTCTCGCGACCATGTATCTTTTTGAATATGCCGACGAACATGATCTGAAGGGCGAAACTGTTGAACGCGCCTACTTCGAGACCGATACGGTACGTGTTAAAAACCTGATTACCTTCCAGCAGATTTCCGAACTTGTCGGGGTCGGCGAAAAAGAGCTGAGCGTGCTCAATCCTTCTTACAAGCTGAACGTTATTCCTTTTGTCGAAGGCGAGCACCATACTTTGCGTTTGCCCAGATACGCCATAGGAAGATTTGTAGCCAACGAAGCTGCCATATACGCGCATGTCAAAAAGGAGCTGGAAAGTAAGGAGAGCCCCCTTCCGGAACTGGTCGAGGAGGCGGAGCGGAACAAAATACGGTATAAGGTGCGCCAAGGTGACTATCTTGGAAAGATAGCGGAACAGTACGGGGTCGGGGTGAGTGAGCTTAGGCGCTGGAACGGGCTCCGCGGAAGCAACTTAAGGGTGGGCCAGCGTCTTACCATATTCCCGGAGCGCATGCCGCGAGCGAGCGCCGGAAATGCGGGTATCCCTGTAGGGGCGAAGGTGCACACGGTGCAGCGTGGCGACTCGTTGTGGACCATCTCAAAAAAATATCCAGGAATTTCTGTTGAAAACTTACGACAATGGAACGGTATTAGTGGTAGAAATCTCAAACCGGGCACAAAACTGAAATTGTGCGCCTGCCCGTCGTAGATTTGAGTCGTGAGTTCCTCAGGTTTGTTCTGTTTTCAAGTGGTTCGTGCCCAGCAGACTTAAATTCCGAATTCCGATAGGCAAACGACTCGAAATATCAATACCCTAGAACATGAAAAAACTTGGATTTTTAGCCTTATTTCTCGCCATTGTATTGACCTCCTGCAATAGCGGCGCAAACAAGAGCTATTTGCCCAGCTCGATAGGCGCTATAAACTCGATGGTCGTCGTAATCGACAATGATCTTTGGAAAAGCAGGGTCGGCGACTCCATTAGAAGGCATTTTGCCGCCCCCGTGCTCGGGATGCCCATGGACGAGCCTCTTTTCAACATCGATCAGATTGCCCCTAAATTCTTTACCGGATCTCTCCGAAACACCCGTTCGGTGCTTTTTGTCATGAAAGATTCGGTCGATGTGGCCCACGTCAAGAGCGATTTGTATGCCACGCCACAGAAAATAGGGGTGATAAAAGGAGAAACTGAGGAAGATATAATTGAAAACCTGAAAGATGAATCGGACCAGATCATTAAGGCTTTTAAGGAAGTGGAAATCACCGAGGCACAAAAGCGCTTCAATCGCTCATTGAACAAAGAAGGAGTGCTTCAGGAGAAATTCGGGATTTCGCTAAAGGTGCCCTCAATTTATAAGGTTGGGAAGCAGGAAGACAATTTCGTTTGGATCGACCGGGAGATACGAAAAGGAAGTGCGAACATTATCGTTTACGAGATGCCCGCCAACAGTTTCGGCAACGATACCACTTTGGTGAAGGACATTATCGCCATGCGCGACTCCATCGGAAAAAAGTATGTGCCCGGACCCGATGTGACCGGAAAGGTAACCTATATGCGAACGGAACCCGCCTACGCCCCCGCTCTATTTCCCGTAGAAATTGCGGGCATCAAAGGCGTGGAGGTCCGTGGTATTTGGGACATCAAGAACTATCCCATGGCCGGACCCTTTCTGACCTATATTCTCAACGACAAGACCAACAATAGAAAATTGGTCATGGAAGGCT
Encoded here:
- a CDS encoding phosphoglycerate kinase; the protein is MKTIDDFNFKDKKALIRVDFNVPLDDSFEVTDTNRIEAAKPTIIKVLEDGGSAVLMSHLGRPGGEIDPDLSMEHIADTVSDIIGVKVKFVDDCVGKSAEDAVAGLRPGEVLLLENLRFHEGEKSGDADFAEQLSKLGEIYVNDAFGTAHRAHASTTVVASFFPDNKCFGYLLAKEIEAIEKVMDTGEKPVLAILGGAKVSSKITIIENILDKVDHLIIGGGMTYTFIKAKGGQIGDSICEDDKMDLAMDILKQAKNKNVEVHLPVDVLAADDFANDAETKVVDVDKIPDGWQGLDAGPRTLENFKETILKAKTILWNGPVGVFEMENFAKGTIAVGKAIDEATQNGAFSLVGGGDSVAAVKQFGFDDKVSYVSTGGGAMLESLEGKTLPGIAAIKGQ
- a CDS encoding LysM peptidoglycan-binding domain-containing protein produces the protein MTPKNSTFFSLVWSLVCAVPAIAQQVDYPAISKADTLATSKESHTYDSRVVIDTMAMDMHGVEQMEKMASDTIRNDSALKLVRDGAIRKYALQDLPVAAKYDSLWMEVLYENASLSDEMFREVSQLDYEKTYPTSLSTDTLKARLKRLNQKTPFNIAYNPSLENVIKSFLFRKRELMERMLTVSQFYFPLFEQELDNHDIPLEMKYLAIVESALNPRARSRVGATGLWQFMYGTGKQYKLDVSSYVDERSDPIKSTQAASKFLSKLYDIYGDWDLVLAAYNSGPGNVNKAIRRSGGSTNYWHIRRFLPRETAGYVPAFLATMYLFEYADEHDLKGETVERAYFETDTVRVKNLITFQQISELVGVGEKELSVLNPSYKLNVIPFVEGEHHTLRLPRYAIGRFVANEAAIYAHVKKELESKESPLPELVEEAERNKIRYKVRQGDYLGKIAEQYGVGVSELRRWNGLRGSNLRVGQRLTIFPERMPRASAGNAGIPVGAKVHTVQRGDSLWTISKKYPGISVENLRQWNGISGRNLKPGTKLKLCACPS
- a CDS encoding DUF4837 family protein, which codes for MKKLGFLALFLAIVLTSCNSGANKSYLPSSIGAINSMVVVIDNDLWKSRVGDSIRRHFAAPVLGMPMDEPLFNIDQIAPKFFTGSLRNTRSVLFVMKDSVDVAHVKSDLYATPQKIGVIKGETEEDIIENLKDESDQIIKAFKEVEITEAQKRFNRSLNKEGVLQEKFGISLKVPSIYKVGKQEDNFVWIDREIRKGSANIIVYEMPANSFGNDTTLVKDIIAMRDSIGKKYVPGPDVTGKVTYMRTEPAYAPALFPVEIAGIKGVEVRGIWDIKNYPMAGPFLTYILNDKTNNRKLVMEGFVFAPATEKRDDIFELEAILKTLKLVPQQADEDAK